The genomic window GTCTACGCTCAAATCTATAAACAAAGCCAAGTTCTCCTGGTGATATCATCAAAAGACAAACCATAAAACTGTCCGTGACCTTTGCAGACAGGCTCAGTGGATGCAGAGGAGAGACCCAAGATAATTCTACAGAAATATGAGCACATGTTCTGGCTTAAACCTGCAGACGGAATAGATATAAAACTCTGACAGACTCACAGATGCAAGACTTGTGCAAACACGGAGagtaaaaagcagagaaagcagCTCTCATATTTTGCTACATGATCAGCATGGATCTAGAGATGGAAATGTCCATCAGCTgatttgatccagactgaaatacctcaacaactactgaatggattgccatgaaattcaGTTGATACTCATGCTACCTTGGTGAtccttgacttttcatctaatgccatcatcaggtcaaaatttcacttcttTAGTTTATGAGCATATACCTGTAAaattaatgacattcccatcagcctcagctgcaccttgttgttgtttaatgttaataaactaaatattagcatgctaacaggctaaacaGATGGTGAACATTGTACCTATTAACATCAGTATGTTCACATTGTCATCGCGCGTGTGTTGGTTAATATGCGTTAGCATTAGGTCAAAGCACAGCCTCACTGTGGACTCTTTGTCTTGTTACTTCTCTGACTGTTCTGGAAATTTCTCAAGTTCGCAGAAATCTGATTAAACAATAACGcatcaaaaaatatacataaaagtTTACCACATCTGTCATAAGACATTATATTAAGGTGTGTAATCTTTTAAACCAATGTGAATGCCTTTAGTCTTCGTGAATATAAACAATTGTGAGACATTTCAAGTATTATTTGAAAGATATGTAACTAAGACAATGAGTAAATCTTACCGATATTTAAGGTTTTATGATAAAGTATTTCCCCATGAGCAATAACCATAGTTTTGGTCACACAGATATCCATTCCTCTACAAAATGAGGCATTAACTCCATCTTGTGGTGAAGAGACAAACTGTCAGTTCAAGGATGATTGTGgtgttaaaaataacacaatgtcAAACAGGACATGATGTGAAATGCAAAATCTGCGATGCTCCATGGGAGTGATTCATTGTGTTCATTATGTTTAGGTAGCACTTTTTGaattccctctctcctcctccactttccCCATACTGTGCCAATCACCGAAGCACATTATATCATTAAATGACAAAAGGATACagtcaaaaaacacaggcagctTTAATTCAAGTACTGCTTTAGGAAAGAACATTTCTTACAAAAACAGCCTATTACTACATGTGACACACTCGCTGACCTGAACCaaactctgttttcatttaaaatgtcaaaaataaaatgacaaattaaaacaacaaaattcagcataaaaaatcctgttttgttGCAGAATGGTGACATGTACAGTTAATTCAAAATCACTAGTATTTAAAATGGACATCTCATTGAAACTGGTAGTACAGATATCTttatgatgagaaaaaaaacattaaattatattaggatcctgtttttgttgagtTATGTTATCAGTCATGAAAAAACGACTTAGATTTCCttccatttaaaacaaaaatacaacataatgCAACTTAAGATGTCTGAGAAATTGTAACTGATTCACCAACTGAAAATCTGTTTCTTTAAATGCAACCCCTTATTCCCCCTCACCTTCACCCTTATCAACCTCCTTGTTGTCCTGTGgcacatttttgtcattttcctcttcaCCTTCCTGCTTTGTCTCCTCTGAaatctgtctctccttctgctcaggtttgtctgtatctgtttttGCTGTGGTCACATTGGGCTTTGGTGCATCCTCTTTTACGACTTCTTGAACGTTGTACTTTCTATACAGTGTATAGTCTTTTACCACGCTGATGCAGCACACAGCTTTTATGACCTCCACGATGACCGTCAGTTCTGGGTTTGTCAAATCCACTTTGTTTTTGGGGTTCAGCTTTCCCACAAGACCTGCAACggtcaaaaaacaaaacgtCAAATCAGTTTTATACACTGATCATCAAAATGGTTTTCCATCTGACAAACTGTCAGATCATTATTAGCTGGATTAAATACACTTAACACTACCTGCAATTGATTTGATGATTTCGTCTCTCTTGTTGTGGCTGCTGTTGCGGGCCTTGAAGGCGATCTGGTAAGTAGCACAATTTGGAGTTTTGAACCAAGGCTCCAAGAAAGTAGTCAGGTACTTCACCATATCATCCTGGAAGGCCTTGCATGTTCCAGTTACCTGAATTGGACCAAAATAATCACACACTATTAAACAGTACTGTATTaaacttta from Lates calcarifer isolate ASB-BC8 linkage group LG5, TLL_Latcal_v3, whole genome shotgun sequence includes these protein-coding regions:
- the thumpd1 gene encoding THUMP domain-containing protein 1, giving the protein MSAVQNESRKRSKKRYGGGHHNKRWKGSRELEVGMEGILITCNMNERKCTAEAFNLLNEYADKLYGPEKLQDDTGSSSEEDEAEEEDVDVALKKEVAQLQASGTKQERRFQALDSGANNVIFIRTQNLEADKLVHHILSDLHTTKKKKSRVILRMLPVTGTCKAFQDDMVKYLTTFLEPWFKTPNCATYQIAFKARNSSHNKRDEIIKSIAGLVGKLNPKNKVDLTNPELTVIVEVIKAVCCISVVKDYTLYRKYNVQEVVKEDAPKPNVTTAKTDTDKPEQKERQISEETKQEGEEENDKNVPQDNKEVDKGEGEGE